One genomic segment of Sphingobium herbicidovorans includes these proteins:
- a CDS encoding multiubiquitin domain-containing protein has translation MEFDMPSFDNDVLPSETAGKFAIEVADETFQFRTLSFHDPEVTAAQIAECFGAHPLSQFRILQQLTTGEVETKRPTETTDLRERGRERFFVVRSDRDFAFTVDGLSLAWPLATIVGEHMRILARAKESEDLVRVTPHGFEPVEAEDILSLAGSEVEEFRLVPLPQTVTVFYREQPFELERRRWTTEELMQRFAVPAGYKLDRIKADGEFKELKPGQQIKLRDGMEFTSHVPAGQSS, from the coding sequence ATGGAGTTTGACATGCCCTCTTTTGACAATGATGTTCTTCCGTCGGAAACTGCAGGTAAATTCGCGATTGAGGTCGCGGATGAGACATTCCAGTTCCGGACGCTCAGCTTTCACGACCCCGAGGTGACGGCAGCGCAGATTGCCGAGTGCTTCGGTGCACATCCGCTCTCGCAGTTCAGGATCCTGCAGCAACTGACAACGGGCGAGGTCGAGACCAAGCGCCCAACCGAGACCACGGACCTGCGCGAGAGGGGGCGTGAACGCTTCTTCGTGGTCCGCAGCGACCGCGACTTCGCCTTCACCGTGGATGGCCTGTCGCTGGCATGGCCGCTCGCGACTATTGTCGGCGAACATATGCGCATCTTGGCCCGCGCCAAGGAGAGTGAGGACCTTGTGCGTGTTACGCCGCACGGCTTTGAACCGGTCGAGGCTGAAGACATCCTGTCTTTGGCTGGCAGTGAGGTCGAGGAGTTCCGTCTTGTCCCCTTGCCGCAGACCGTCACCGTCTTCTACCGCGAGCAGCCGTTTGAACTGGAGCGCCGCCGCTGGACGACCGAAGAGCTGATGCAGCGCTTTGCGGTTCCCGCAGGGTACAAGCTCGATCGCATCAAGGCGGACGGCGAGTTCAAGGAGCTGAAGCCGGGTCAGCAGATCAAGTTACGGGATGGCATGGAGTTCACCTCCCACGTGCCTGCAGGGCAGTCGTCATGA